The stretch of DNA agccTTAATGTATCAGAGTTAAAAAGGAGTCCTACTGGAGACTTGGATctttatgtgttttgtgttttttctatGTTCTGTTGGATTGGCCAAAATACATGAGATTCCTGAGAGCTCTGCTCCAGGGATATGTAAACACCAGCAGGTGCAGTCATCCCTGGACAGGACCTGTTGTGCGTAATCTTCcgttctccctgtgtcctgtgttCTTGGGTCGTCTTTGATGGGTGGGGTGGTATTTCATTTGACTTCATTTAAGTATTGGAGCGGTCCTCATTTCTGTCCCTGTTCCCTCTGAAATGGGATACCTTGCCtatgattgttgtgtgttgtcatGATTGTGTAGTGTTACAACAgtcaattatatttattttctttttattaaatttctaAAACTATTGAAAAGGAATTCCAATCAAGTGAACGATTTTGGAGATCTTCTATCCCCTTGTGATTGCTGTCAGTTTGAGAGCTACTTTACCTTTCTACCTGCCTCATATGGGGACTGTGGCCTTGTGTCTTGTGGTGGTGCAGTGTCCTGTTATATTCCTAACATGTAATACAGAAAGCAGGGAAACGTGCAGGTGCCTACACATTGATGATGACCTTGCTGATTTCATGTAGCTGTGTTAGCCTTGCAGACGAAGACTTTCATCTTGTCAGTTGACAGTAATAGAATTCAGTGAAAATGCAATAGCTCTGTTCTGGAATGCGCTCCCAAAGTGAGTGGCTGTGAACtgcacaaaatcacaaaaatcataaaatctgaaatttctCCATAATCCATGACTGACCACCTGCCACCATAGTCTTCGGAATactcaaaaagtaaataaaatggctTACTGATATGACGTATTGacattatatatttgtttacaataaaatgtgtatataatgtTGCCGTAGTGGGTGTATTTGTAAAGATTTGCAGGGGAACAAAATGGAATGAAGTTTTTAAAGTGATGGTGAATACACACACTGAAtacaagcaaaaacatttttccctaCCAAAGATGCACTTTCGCCACCTCCAGTTTAATTGTGTGCGGGACAATTACTGTACTTGACGCCTGATGTCGGTAGTATGAAAACCATAAATCTAAGCATGTAATAAATTAATGGTATCAAATcactaaaaaaaagaacatctgCCTACTTAGTGGTAAGTTCACCTAACTAAGCAGACGGtcctatccagagcaacttaaaGATGCAGTGTGTAAAATACCAGCGCAAGTTATCCATTAATGGATGGCTTTTTCGCCGCAGTAGGTGTGACcgaggaagaaacaaacaaacagacggAGGGGAATGGCCAATTGCCCCTTGGGAACAGTTCAGTGAAATGAGAGTCCATTCAGTTTGCATGATGAAAACCGACAAACAAGAGCACTGACTCACAAGTTATCTGCACACTCCACCACCACATTGCAATCACAGAATGGCTCACCAAGCCTAAATTCTTTCTTGGTTATGATCATGTGCCTGCTGTTgggacagcacagacagcacagaaGTTAAATCTGTCCTCTCGTGAAACACCAGGACTTTGTGTGCCAATggtcatatattttaaaataaactgaaaaaatgaGTTATACATAGGTAAAGTGAATGGCTAAAAGATTTTAGTAACAACGATGATAGGACTGAGGCGGTATCATACATGAATTAATAGTATACATAGCATGAATTAAACACTGGTGTGAGTAGAACTAGAAATTTGATGTGCTGTAGTTAGCCGTATGCAGACAAGGTGTTATGGAATTATGGGTAATTCATAATTATTGGTACTTTGCTGAATAATTTGTggaaagaggagaagaaagaaaagctTAAAGGAGACAAACCATGGAATTGTGTTCAAAttgacttattattattaagaaaaaaaaaatatatatatataatttacagAATGGATTTTAGTTAATGAGTCAGTTTGTTTCtagtttctttctctctgtttacgTAGTATCCCTAATCCTGGAAATGCAAAGTGACAAGTGGTTGGGCTGTTTTATGGTTCAGGACATCCTTCTGAACAAGTGGGGCAGTGTAACAGTCATCACACATATGAGGCGGGGAAGGAGGTGGGTGTTGCTGTTTTTGTCTCCTTCAGCTGTTCATCTGGAGCTTGACGAAACAGTTCCAGCTATATCCTGCTGTTATCTCATACCTAATAATACACCCTTacaacagagagacagatacggagagagggaaagagcccACTGGCTTATTTTCTGCCTTGGCAGAATGCCAACTCTCACACAGCCAGATATATAGTAGGCGGGACAGAGAGGAATTGAGGAGACATCCACTCTACCAGGAGCCTCAACAAGCCTGCTTACACCATGTCCCAGGTAGGACAATTTTCAGGAAGTCTCTGCGTTTTGGGTGGTATCCAGTTTGGAAAGAGCAATTGGAAGGTGCTAATGTGAAGATAAGTTTGAAAGGAATGCTCAAAGCCTCCATTAGTTTGGCTGTAATTCGACATGGAGACAAGCTCTTTGCCAGGGACACAGCACAATTCTGTAGTGGTGGTTACAAGCAGCCAGACTGAAAATGCTGTCATAAGAAAGAGAACGCCCGCTGTGGCAAAATGTCTGAACTTGACATGGGAAATTAACATGGTTCAGAAAAGAAGTTGCCTCGGGTGACACtttttccctctgctctccttccTTCAGCCTGGTGaggtgaagaagaagaagaggccaGTGATGAAAGAGGAGGACCTGAAAGGGGCCAGGAGCAAACTGGGCCTGAAGGGCGAAGTGAAGAGCAAGACCTATGAAGTTATGGCTGAGTGCGGTGAGTTTACATTGCAGTAGATCAGAGGCTTTTCAAGCAAAGGGGTCAAGAGACAAGAAGCAAGGAGGAAGGGTTTTTCATACTGAGTACAAATTTCCATTCCTTCTATAGGCTGCTTGTGGTTTATAGGGTGGTGCTGGGGGTGTGGTAGTCTGATTTTAGGCCAGTGACCTCATTCCTAGCATAGAGAACACTTCGCTCAGAAATTACCCCTGGCAAACAAATAGGCAAAAGGTTGTATAACCTTTTTGAAACATTAGTGCTTGAGGAGACTTAAGACCACTGGTTTTACATTTCTATTAGTTTGTGCAAGGCTCAGAAGGCTTGCGAGAATCTGTAAATTTCACTTgctgtcatttttttcttctttcggttttttatatttttaagaatATTCATGTACCATACTGACCTGTCAGGCATAATTGTTACCTTGCTAAACGCAAAGACAGCAAAGAGTATGACACCTAATATTGAAGACAGGGGCGCAACATGCCCTCTTGTGCTTGATGAGAGGGTGTTTGCGttctttattctctttttttattttttatctctgCTTACTGTCAATTCCCTGTCACCACCAGAGCGCATGGGGAAGGTGGCACCCTCTGTGTTCAGCAATGTGCGGTCTGGGGGAGAGACAGCCCTCCAACAGCCTAGTGCCACACCATCGGGCAGCGTCTTTGGGAAGTAGCACCATGGAGCACAGATATcctgatggacagagagagagagagagagagattgcagAAGGATTAAAAGACGAACTCTCTGAAAATATATGTGCGATCTCCATACcgcaattatttttatatagaaGTTTAAGTACTGTGCATATGCTTTACAAAATAAAGTACATTAATTctgtacattacagtatatgtataaTACCAGCAGTGATTTTTGTCAATTGTAAATGTATGGCAAATATTT from Conger conger chromosome 14, fConCon1.1, whole genome shotgun sequence encodes:
- the LOC133109684 gene encoding musculoskeletal embryonic nuclear protein 1-like, translating into MSQPGEVKKKKRPVMKEEDLKGARSKLGLKGEVKSKTYEVMAECERMGKVAPSVFSNVRSGGETALQQPSATPSGSVFGK